In Mucilaginibacter celer, one DNA window encodes the following:
- the pgl gene encoding 6-phosphogluconolactonase, whose protein sequence is MKLNIYNTEAEVLTGLADHFVTLATQAINKNGKFTVALSGGSSPKKLYELLASTTYADQVNWEKVFFFFGDERNVPHDHKDSNYLMAKKALFEPLLISPAQIFPVETSFGPAEAAAKYWEVISAFFDDGEVSFDLVLLGLGDNSHTASLFPYTPVLHDRTPGVKEVWLEDQQVWRITLNAPLINDAAQIAFLVYGAGKAEAVKHVLEDDEDIELYPAQLIDSIAGEVEWFLDEPAAAALETEE, encoded by the coding sequence ATGAAACTGAACATATATAACACCGAAGCAGAGGTTTTAACAGGCCTTGCCGATCATTTTGTAACGCTGGCCACCCAAGCCATCAACAAAAACGGTAAGTTCACTGTGGCCCTTTCTGGCGGCAGCTCGCCAAAAAAACTGTACGAGCTACTGGCTTCAACAACCTATGCCGACCAGGTAAACTGGGAAAAGGTATTCTTCTTTTTTGGCGATGAGCGTAACGTACCTCATGACCATAAAGACAGTAACTACCTGATGGCTAAAAAGGCACTGTTTGAGCCATTGCTGATCAGCCCGGCACAGATCTTCCCGGTTGAAACATCATTTGGCCCTGCCGAAGCTGCTGCAAAATACTGGGAGGTGATCTCGGCGTTTTTTGACGACGGCGAAGTAAGTTTCGACCTGGTATTGTTAGGCCTTGGCGATAACTCACATACCGCTTCATTATTCCCATACACCCCGGTACTGCACGACAGAACTCCGGGTGTAAAAGAAGTATGGCTGGAAGATCAGCAGGTATGGCGTATCACCCTGAATGCCCCGTTAATTAATGATGCTGCCCAAATAGCATTTTTAGTATACGGTGCAGGTAAAGCCGAAGCTGTTAAACACGTCCTTGAGGATGATGAGGATATTGAGCTATATCCGGCTCAACTGATAGATTCAATCGCAGGCGAGGTAGAATGGTTTCTGGATGAACCGGCTGCTGCCGCTTTGGAAACTGAAGAGTAA
- a CDS encoding glutamine--tRNA ligase/YqeY domain fusion protein: protein MSEERSLNFIEEIVEDDLATGKNGNRVLTRFPPEPNGYLHIGHAKSICLNFGLAKKYNGLTNLRFDDTNPVKEDVEYVDSIKEDVKWLGFDWANELYASDYFDQLYAFAVELIKAGLAYVDDSTAEEIAAQKGTPTEPGTPNQYRSRSVEENLQLFADMKDGKYPDGAKVLRAKVDLASPNMHLRDPLMYRIKHAHHHRTGDKWCIYPMYDFAHGQSDAIEEITHSICTLEFVPHRPLYEWFIEKLEIFPSKQYEFARLNLNYTVMSKRKLLQLVTEKFVDGWDDPRMPTISGLRRRGYTPASIREFCERIGVAKRENMIDVGLLEFCIREDLNKTAWRRMAVLDPVKLILDNYPEGETEVMHGENNPEVEGGDGGRDIPFGRELWIEREDFMENPPKKFFRLGIGMMVRLKNAYIIKGESIVKDADGNIIEIHCSYLPESKSGNDTSGINVKGTIHWVSVEHAKTAEVRLYDRLFQVEDPSNEDGDFKDYINPNSLQILPTVYMEPDLVNAELGKPVQFMRKGYFTVDKTSTADKLVFNRTVTLKDGWVKK, encoded by the coding sequence ATGAGCGAAGAGAGATCACTGAACTTTATAGAGGAAATTGTTGAAGACGATTTGGCTACCGGAAAAAACGGCAACCGTGTACTTACCCGTTTCCCGCCCGAACCAAATGGTTACCTGCATATTGGCCACGCCAAGTCCATTTGCCTTAACTTTGGTTTGGCAAAAAAATATAACGGCCTTACCAACCTCCGTTTTGACGATACCAACCCCGTTAAGGAGGATGTTGAATATGTTGACAGCATTAAAGAAGATGTAAAATGGCTTGGCTTTGATTGGGCCAACGAACTTTATGCTTCTGATTACTTCGACCAGCTTTACGCCTTCGCGGTAGAACTGATTAAAGCCGGTCTGGCTTATGTTGATGACAGCACAGCCGAAGAAATTGCCGCGCAAAAAGGTACGCCTACCGAACCGGGTACGCCAAACCAGTACCGCAGCCGTTCGGTTGAGGAAAACCTGCAGTTGTTTGCCGATATGAAAGATGGCAAATACCCTGATGGGGCCAAAGTGCTACGCGCCAAAGTTGACCTTGCCTCGCCAAACATGCACCTGCGCGACCCATTGATGTACCGCATTAAACACGCGCATCACCACCGCACAGGCGATAAATGGTGTATTTACCCGATGTATGATTTTGCCCACGGCCAGTCGGACGCTATCGAAGAAATTACGCACTCTATCTGTACGCTGGAGTTTGTACCTCACCGCCCGCTGTACGAGTGGTTTATCGAAAAACTGGAGATTTTTCCATCTAAACAATACGAGTTTGCCCGCTTAAACCTTAACTATACGGTAATGAGCAAGCGCAAGCTGCTGCAATTGGTTACCGAGAAATTTGTTGACGGCTGGGACGATCCGCGGATGCCTACTATCAGCGGTTTACGCCGTCGTGGGTATACCCCGGCATCTATCCGCGAGTTTTGCGAACGTATCGGCGTAGCCAAACGCGAAAACATGATTGATGTTGGCCTATTGGAGTTTTGTATCCGCGAGGATCTGAACAAAACAGCCTGGCGCCGCATGGCAGTACTTGATCCGGTTAAACTGATCCTGGATAACTATCCTGAAGGTGAAACCGAAGTAATGCACGGCGAAAACAACCCCGAAGTTGAAGGTGGCGATGGCGGCAGGGATATTCCATTCGGCAGGGAATTATGGATAGAGCGTGAGGATTTCATGGAAAATCCGCCTAAAAAATTCTTCCGTTTGGGTATCGGCATGATGGTGCGCCTTAAAAACGCCTACATTATTAAAGGCGAAAGTATTGTTAAAGACGCCGATGGCAATATCATCGAAATACATTGCAGCTACCTGCCCGAATCAAAATCGGGCAATGACACCAGCGGTATCAACGTAAAAGGCACCATTCACTGGGTAAGTGTCGAGCACGCCAAAACCGCCGAGGTGAGGTTGTATGATCGCCTGTTCCAGGTAGAAGATCCATCAAACGAGGATGGCGATTTTAAAGATTATATCAACCCTAACAGTTTACAAATATTACCAACCGTTTACATGGAGCCCGACCTGGTTAATGCCGAATTAGGCAAACCAGTGCAGTTTATGCGCAAAGGTTATTTTACGGTAGATAAAACATCAACCGCCGATAAGCTGGTATTTAACCGTACGGTGACGTTGAAGGATGGTTGGGTGAAGAAATAA
- a CDS encoding NAD(P)/FAD-dependent oxidoreductase yields MTKPSFSYWERTSFIDNADVIIIGSGLVGLSAALHLKKQQPSLKVLVLERGFLPSGASTKNAGFACFGTVSEQIENIKRSSEDEAMRLVAYRWQGLQRLRKNLGDANIGYHQYGGHELFMDHESEHAKACIDQIDHLNKLLHQAIGKPDIYSVADEKIAEFGFSKVKHIMYNPFEGQIDTGKMMRALLYKAYELGVLVLNNCSISAIEQKDNYILLSTSQGNFKSSKVILATNAFAGQLYPELDVVPGRGQVLVTKPIFGLKLQGTYHFNQGYYYFRNIDGRVLFGGGRNIDYKAEESYDFGHTEAVKNQLITYLNKVILPGQNAEIDYWWSGIMGFGQDISPIVKQVQPGIFCAVRCNGMGVAMGSLVGEEVAELLLGSI; encoded by the coding sequence ATGACCAAACCCTCATTTTCATACTGGGAACGCACCTCATTTATTGACAACGCCGATGTTATCATCATAGGCAGCGGGCTTGTTGGCCTCAGCGCCGCCCTCCACCTTAAAAAACAGCAGCCATCATTAAAAGTTTTGGTGCTTGAGCGTGGCTTTTTACCATCGGGCGCCAGTACTAAAAACGCCGGTTTTGCATGTTTTGGTACAGTTTCGGAGCAAATTGAGAATATAAAACGCTCATCCGAAGATGAAGCCATGCGTTTGGTTGCTTATCGCTGGCAAGGCCTCCAACGTTTAAGGAAAAATCTGGGTGATGCCAATATTGGATATCATCAATACGGCGGCCATGAGCTTTTTATGGACCATGAATCGGAACATGCAAAAGCTTGTATAGACCAGATAGATCACCTGAATAAATTACTGCATCAGGCTATAGGCAAACCTGACATTTATTCAGTGGCTGATGAAAAAATTGCAGAATTTGGCTTTAGCAAGGTGAAGCATATTATGTACAACCCGTTTGAAGGGCAGATAGATACCGGCAAAATGATGCGCGCGCTTTTGTATAAAGCATATGAGTTGGGTGTATTGGTGTTGAATAACTGCAGCATATCTGCTATCGAACAAAAAGACAATTATATTTTGCTAAGCACCTCGCAGGGAAACTTTAAATCATCGAAAGTTATTCTGGCAACCAACGCTTTTGCCGGGCAGCTTTATCCCGAACTTGATGTGGTGCCCGGCCGGGGGCAGGTACTGGTTACCAAACCCATTTTCGGTTTAAAGCTCCAGGGTACCTATCATTTTAACCAGGGATACTATTACTTCCGCAATATTGATGGCCGGGTGCTGTTTGGCGGCGGCCGGAACATTGATTACAAGGCTGAAGAAAGTTATGATTTCGGGCATACCGAAGCGGTGAAAAACCAACTGATTACCTATTTAAATAAAGTGATTTTGCCCGGCCAAAACGCGGAGATTGATTACTGGTGGAGCGGCATCATGGGATTTGGGCAGGATATTTCGCCGATTGTTAAACAGGTGCAACCGGGTATTTTTTGCGCGGTGCGATGCAATGGCATGGGCGTGGCTATGGGGAGCTTGGTGGGCGAGGAGGTGGCGGAGTTATTGCTGGGGAGTATATAA
- a CDS encoding zinc metallopeptidase, whose translation MNHLSLIMGNIAPNSAWFLMIIIALVSFVVQWRFRSKFKQYSEIGLLSGLSGQEVAVKMLRAHGIFDVQVICVDGQLTDHYNPETKTVNLSTDVFYSRSIAAAAVAAHECGHAVQHAQAYSWLSFRSALVPAINVASTITQWTLFIGVMLLAFSGSPYVLAIGVVALALVTFFSFVTLPVEFDASRRALAWLDNNYAVVQTGQEHEMAKDALWWAAMTYVVAAISALATLVYYASFLFNGRRN comes from the coding sequence ATGAATCATCTTTCGTTAATTATGGGAAACATAGCGCCAAATTCGGCCTGGTTCCTCATGATCATTATTGCCCTGGTAAGCTTCGTTGTACAATGGAGGTTCAGGAGTAAATTTAAGCAGTATTCAGAAATCGGTTTATTATCCGGTTTATCGGGCCAGGAGGTGGCTGTAAAAATGCTGCGTGCTCATGGTATTTTTGATGTACAGGTAATCTGTGTTGATGGTCAGCTAACAGATCACTATAACCCCGAAACAAAAACGGTTAACCTAAGCACCGATGTATTTTACAGCCGAAGCATTGCCGCTGCCGCAGTAGCCGCCCACGAGTGCGGTCACGCTGTTCAGCATGCGCAGGCTTATAGCTGGCTGAGTTTTCGCTCGGCACTGGTGCCTGCAATTAACGTGGCTTCAACCATAACCCAGTGGACTTTGTTTATCGGCGTAATGCTGCTGGCCTTTTCAGGCAGCCCATATGTACTTGCTATAGGTGTAGTAGCCCTGGCATTGGTTACATTTTTTAGTTTTGTTACGCTGCCTGTAGAATTTGATGCCAGCCGCAGGGCCCTGGCCTGGTTAGATAATAACTATGCCGTGGTGCAAACCGGCCAGGAACATGAAATGGCTAAAGACGCCCTTTGGTGGGCCGCCATGACCTATGTGGTTGCCGCTATTAGCGCATTGGCTACTTTGGTTTATTATGCTTCGTTTTTGTTTAATGGTAGGAGGAATTAA
- the apaG gene encoding Co2+/Mg2+ efflux protein ApaG, translating to MVTTITEGVKVSIETIYQPEYSNPANDHFMFAYKVSIENMTNYAIRLMSRHWYIFDSNGAKREVEGEGVVGQQPIIDPGHTHEYVSGCNLKTDMGSMKGEYHMVRMLDNANFNVQIPEFYLIAPYRLN from the coding sequence ATGGTTACCACTATAACTGAAGGTGTTAAGGTTTCCATCGAAACCATATATCAGCCGGAATATTCAAACCCGGCAAATGATCATTTTATGTTTGCTTACAAAGTAAGCATCGAAAACATGACCAACTACGCCATCAGACTGATGAGCCGCCACTGGTACATTTTTGATTCGAACGGAGCCAAACGCGAGGTGGAAGGAGAAGGTGTAGTTGGCCAGCAACCCATTATTGATCCGGGCCATACCCACGAGTACGTATCGGGCTGCAACCTGAAAACAGATATGGGCAGCATGAAAGGCGAATACCACATGGTACGCATGCTGGATAACGCCAATTTTAATGTACAAATCCCTGAATTTTATTTGATAGCGCCGTATAGGTTGAATTAG
- the dusB gene encoding tRNA dihydrouridine synthase DusB, with amino-acid sequence MSVQIGNIDLGEFPLLLAPMEDVSDPPFRYVCKQNGADMMYTEFISSEGLIRDAAKSRQKLDIFEYERPIGIQIFGSDIDHMREATEIATLAGPDLMDINYGCPVKQVACRGAGASLLQDIDKMVAMTKAVVEATHLPVTVKTRLGWDDNTKNVYEVAERLQDVGIKALTIHGRTRAQMYKGVADWALIRDIKKNPRIKIPIFGNGDIDSPEKAAAWRMEYEVDGMMIGRAAIGYPWIFREIKHYFKTGEYLDKPTIAERVGACRTHLYKSIEWKGPKTGIFEMRRHYSNYFKGIDHFKEFRMRFVTAPDLEAVDQILAEIEEKYSVELA; translated from the coding sequence ATGTCTGTACAAATAGGAAATATTGATTTAGGGGAGTTCCCGCTGTTGCTGGCACCGATGGAGGATGTGAGCGATCCGCCCTTCCGTTATGTGTGTAAGCAAAATGGCGCGGATATGATGTACACCGAGTTTATTTCGAGTGAGGGATTGATTCGCGACGCGGCCAAAAGCCGCCAAAAGCTGGACATTTTTGAATATGAAAGACCTATCGGCATCCAGATCTTTGGCAGCGATATTGATCACATGCGCGAGGCTACCGAGATAGCCACACTGGCTGGTCCGGATTTGATGGATATTAACTACGGCTGCCCCGTAAAACAGGTAGCCTGCCGTGGTGCAGGTGCAAGCCTGTTACAGGATATTGATAAAATGGTAGCCATGACCAAAGCGGTGGTTGAGGCAACTCATTTACCTGTAACTGTTAAGACCCGCCTTGGCTGGGATGATAATACCAAAAACGTTTACGAAGTGGCCGAACGCCTGCAGGATGTAGGTATAAAGGCATTAACCATACACGGCCGTACCCGCGCGCAGATGTACAAAGGCGTGGCCGACTGGGCTTTGATTCGCGATATTAAGAAAAACCCGCGGATTAAAATCCCCATTTTTGGCAACGGCGACATCGATTCGCCCGAAAAAGCTGCCGCCTGGCGTATGGAATACGAGGTTGATGGCATGATGATAGGCCGCGCAGCCATCGGTTACCCATGGATCTTCCGCGAAATAAAGCACTACTTTAAAACCGGCGAATACCTGGATAAACCCACAATTGCCGAGCGTGTTGGTGCCTGCCGGACCCATTTATACAAATCGATAGAGTGGAAAGGCCCTAAAACAGGCATTTTTGAGATGCGCAGGCATTATTCAAACTATTTTAAGGGGATTGACCACTTCAAGGAGTTCAGGATGAGGTTTGTTACCGCCCCTGATCTGGAAGCGGTAGACCAGATTTTGGCCGAGATAGAGGAAAAATATAGCGTTGAGTTGGCGTAA
- a CDS encoding CPBP family intramembrane glutamic endopeptidase, whose product MIKEPYQQPQPQGSQITPFLQFIILSVGTVALVFVLSLIATGLIWVFFGEKTFTDALSFNTQNPNMGRALWLLQIVGTTLPLFLAPWLFAKFIMKDAHSYLKADVKFQPVLLIFILAIMVFSSPVMEVLVNVNEKLVLPDSMKALENLLRSMEEQAQKATEAMLQMKTVWDMLFGVLVVGLLTAIAEEFLFRGVLQTIMIRLTKNPHAGIWITAILFSAFHMEFFTFLPRVALGVFFGYFVMWSGSIWPGVWAHFLNNATQVVIMYLYQQKKISLNPDDQHVFNYQSYALSLIIILILLFMYRNIAKGKSLLLS is encoded by the coding sequence ATGATAAAAGAACCATATCAACAGCCTCAGCCACAGGGAAGTCAAATAACACCGTTTTTACAGTTTATCATCCTCTCGGTGGGTACCGTAGCGCTTGTTTTTGTTTTATCGCTGATAGCTACCGGACTGATCTGGGTGTTTTTTGGCGAAAAAACCTTTACCGATGCCTTGAGTTTTAATACCCAAAACCCTAACATGGGCCGGGCGCTTTGGCTTTTACAGATAGTTGGCACTACCTTGCCGTTGTTTTTAGCACCATGGCTTTTCGCTAAGTTTATTATGAAAGATGCTCATAGTTATTTAAAGGCCGATGTTAAGTTTCAGCCCGTATTGCTCATTTTTATATTGGCCATTATGGTTTTTTCATCGCCGGTGATGGAAGTGTTGGTTAATGTTAATGAAAAACTGGTACTGCCCGATTCGATGAAAGCGCTGGAAAACCTGCTGCGGAGCATGGAAGAGCAGGCTCAGAAGGCCACCGAGGCCATGCTGCAAATGAAAACCGTTTGGGATATGCTTTTTGGTGTATTGGTGGTAGGTCTGTTAACTGCTATTGCCGAGGAGTTTTTATTTAGAGGGGTACTGCAAACCATCATGATCAGGCTTACCAAAAATCCGCATGCCGGAATTTGGATTACTGCCATCCTGTTCAGCGCTTTCCATATGGAGTTTTTTACCTTTTTGCCCCGTGTGGCGCTGGGTGTGTTTTTTGGCTACTTTGTGATGTGGAGCGGCAGCATCTGGCCGGGTGTTTGGGCGCATTTTTTAAACAATGCCACCCAGGTGGTGATCATGTACCTTTATCAGCAAAAAAAAATAAGCCTTAACCCCGATGATCAGCACGTATTTAATTACCAGAGCTATGCTTTAAGCCTGATAATTATATTAATTTTGCTTTTTATGTATCGTAATATAGCCAAAGGGAAAAGTTTGCTGCTGAGCTAA
- a CDS encoding DUF2007 domain-containing protein, with protein sequence MEKNWVKIFTSTNFYQSEIVKQMLTGHHIDTVLLNKQDSSHRNFGEIEVYIHQEDFSRAIEIMILNQLNI encoded by the coding sequence ATGGAAAAAAACTGGGTTAAAATTTTTACTTCTACTAATTTTTACCAATCAGAAATTGTTAAGCAGATGCTTACCGGGCACCATATTGATACCGTTTTATTAAACAAGCAGGATTCATCGCACCGCAACTTTGGCGAAATTGAGGTTTACATTCACCAGGAGGATTTTAGCAGGGCTATCGAGATCATGATCCTCAATCAACTTAATATATGA
- a CDS encoding phosphatidate cytidylyltransferase encodes MKQRAITGLFFIIVMIGSNLLGPYVFSVFYLLLSLFCLLEFYKLVKQGGLEPERFTGALVGIITFLFFAANGYFPAYKYILLLPVLLSFIPIGELYKKSTVPFTNIGFTYLGLLMAVVPFIFFHAMAFARGDGVFNFHVPLGFLIMLWSNDTGAYLVGSKFGRNKLFERHSPKKSWEGFIGGILICALAAYILSHFYVEYSVLQWIIMSLIISNFGTMGDLVESMFKRSLNVKDSGGILPGHGGLLDRFDGLLMAAPIVYAYLYLISN; translated from the coding sequence ATGAAACAACGCGCCATAACCGGCTTATTTTTTATTATCGTAATGATTGGGTCTAATTTGTTAGGCCCTTATGTTTTTAGTGTATTTTACCTGTTGCTGAGCCTGTTTTGCCTGCTGGAGTTTTATAAACTGGTTAAGCAGGGCGGCCTTGAACCCGAGCGTTTTACGGGTGCCCTTGTGGGGATAATTACATTTTTGTTTTTCGCTGCCAACGGCTATTTCCCTGCTTATAAATATATTTTGCTGCTGCCTGTATTGCTCAGCTTTATCCCGATTGGCGAGTTGTATAAAAAATCGACAGTGCCTTTTACCAATATCGGCTTTACCTACCTGGGTCTGTTGATGGCCGTTGTGCCTTTTATATTTTTCCATGCCATGGCTTTTGCAAGGGGCGATGGTGTGTTCAACTTCCACGTACCGCTTGGTTTTTTAATTATGCTGTGGAGTAATGATACCGGGGCTTACCTGGTGGGCAGCAAATTTGGCCGTAATAAACTTTTTGAAAGGCATTCGCCAAAAAAATCGTGGGAGGGTTTTATCGGCGGTATCCTGATTTGCGCGTTGGCGGCTTATATATTAAGCCATTTTTATGTGGAGTATTCTGTTTTGCAGTGGATTATCATGTCGCTCATCATCTCCAACTTCGGTACCATGGGCGATCTGGTTGAATCCATGTTCAAGCGCAGCCTCAACGTAAAAGATTCGGGTGGCATCTTGCCCGGCCATGGAGGCCTGCTGGATAGGTTTGATGGTTTACTGATGGCAGCCCCAATTGTATACGCATACCTGTACTTAATTTCAAATTAG
- a CDS encoding M14 metallopeptidase family protein produces MIKKLLFVFITVASAFTGFAQKIQSPQEFLGYKPGEQFTPHYRIVEYYKYIASVSKNVKLQQFGTTNEGRPLLAMFIASDENIGRLDEIRHNNMKLAGIESGTGSTAMPVVTWLSFNVHGNEPASSEASMWTLYDLVDPSNTTTKTWLKNMLVVIDPCLNPDGRDRYVNFYNSVHGISPDPSPTAREHVEPWPGGRVNHYYFDLNRDWAWQQQKETQARVGLYNQWLPQVHVDYHEQGYNAPYYFAPAAEPYHKDITKWQREFQVTIGKNNAKYFDQNGWMYFTKYEFDLLYPSYGDTYPLYNGSIGMTYEQGGISAGLAVVTRAGDTLTLVQRVAHHHSTSLSTIEIASLNTQKLLEEYKKFFDNNRSNPPGEYKTYVIKNDNNGKVSALAKMLDRNGIQYGFGLANKTVTGFNYISQKTEQFNVDANDLVVNAYQPKAVLLHVLLEPKTFIPDSATYDITAWSLPYAYGLKAYGVKESFKPATAKWGVLDPKPLTNTHAYAYVSAWQSVNDVKFLAALLKKKIKVRYAEKAFEVGGKQFTAGSLIITRAGNDSPDFDNVVTQTAASLNQEITALSTGFVDKGSDFGSDAVRVIRQPKVLLVAGDGVNSEAMGEVWHLFEAQIGYPVTLVRYQDLGRTKLGDFDVAIFPDGRYDDFPSEKLQNWVRDGGKLIAIENAVSLLVDKKGILLKRKEDKKDDKDKDKEKDKPVKLYGDRERSAISSTIPGAIYKLKLDNTHPLGFGLPEYYYSLKLNDDIYDLFGDEDGWNVGTIKKDGYVSGFVGSESKKKINNGLLLGVQPMGRGSVVYLVDDPLFRSFWENGKLLFSNAVFMVGQ; encoded by the coding sequence ATGATAAAAAAACTACTTTTCGTTTTCATAACTGTCGCTTCAGCCTTTACGGGCTTCGCGCAAAAAATTCAGTCTCCGCAGGAGTTTTTGGGTTATAAACCGGGCGAGCAGTTCACGCCGCATTACCGTATTGTTGAGTATTATAAATACATCGCTTCGGTATCAAAAAATGTTAAGCTACAGCAGTTTGGTACCACCAACGAGGGCAGGCCACTGCTGGCTATGTTCATCGCATCAGACGAAAACATTGGTCGTTTGGATGAGATCCGCCATAACAATATGAAACTGGCCGGCATTGAAAGCGGCACAGGCAGTACCGCCATGCCCGTAGTAACCTGGCTCAGCTTTAATGTGCATGGTAACGAACCGGCATCAAGCGAAGCCTCCATGTGGACTTTGTACGATCTGGTTGATCCATCAAACACCACCACCAAAACCTGGTTAAAAAACATGCTCGTGGTGATTGATCCTTGTTTAAATCCCGACGGGCGCGACCGTTACGTAAATTTTTACAACTCGGTACACGGCATTTCCCCCGATCCATCGCCAACCGCCCGCGAACACGTTGAACCATGGCCGGGTGGCAGGGTAAACCATTACTATTTTGATTTGAACCGCGATTGGGCCTGGCAACAACAAAAAGAAACCCAGGCACGTGTAGGCCTGTACAACCAATGGTTACCGCAGGTACATGTTGATTACCACGAGCAGGGTTACAACGCCCCTTACTACTTTGCCCCGGCAGCCGAACCGTACCATAAAGATATCACCAAATGGCAACGCGAATTCCAGGTAACCATTGGTAAAAACAATGCCAAATATTTTGACCAAAATGGCTGGATGTATTTTACCAAATACGAGTTTGATTTGCTTTATCCATCCTACGGTGATACCTACCCGCTGTACAACGGCTCGATAGGGATGACTTATGAGCAGGGCGGCATCAGTGCCGGGCTGGCGGTAGTTACCCGCGCGGGCGATACATTAACCTTGGTGCAGCGTGTGGCTCATCACCATTCAACAAGCCTAAGTACGATAGAAATAGCATCCCTCAACACACAAAAGCTTTTAGAAGAGTATAAAAAGTTTTTTGATAATAATCGCAGCAACCCACCGGGCGAATACAAAACCTACGTTATTAAAAATGATAACAATGGCAAAGTAAGCGCCCTGGCAAAAATGCTCGATCGTAACGGCATCCAATATGGTTTTGGGCTGGCCAATAAAACGGTAACCGGCTTTAACTATATCTCTCAAAAAACCGAGCAGTTTAATGTAGATGCAAATGATTTAGTGGTGAATGCCTATCAACCCAAAGCCGTATTGTTGCACGTACTGCTCGAACCTAAAACCTTTATTCCCGATTCCGCAACCTATGATATTACGGCATGGTCATTACCTTATGCTTATGGCCTGAAAGCTTATGGCGTAAAGGAATCATTTAAACCGGCCACGGCTAAATGGGGTGTTCTTGATCCTAAGCCTTTAACCAATACACATGCTTATGCTTATGTATCGGCATGGCAATCGGTTAATGACGTGAAGTTTTTGGCTGCCCTGTTAAAAAAGAAGATCAAGGTGCGTTATGCCGAGAAGGCTTTTGAGGTGGGTGGAAAGCAATTTACCGCAGGCTCGCTGATTATTACCCGGGCCGGAAATGACAGTCCTGATTTTGATAATGTAGTTACCCAAACCGCAGCCTCACTTAACCAGGAAATTACAGCGCTATCAACCGGTTTTGTTGATAAAGGATCAGATTTTGGATCGGATGCCGTTAGGGTGATCCGCCAGCCTAAAGTATTGCTGGTAGCCGGCGATGGCGTTAACTCGGAAGCTATGGGCGAAGTTTGGCATTTGTTTGAAGCGCAGATAGGATACCCGGTTACTTTAGTGAGATACCAGGACCTTGGCCGTACCAAACTGGGCGATTTTGACGTAGCCATTTTCCCCGATGGACGTTATGACGATTTTCCATCAGAAAAACTGCAAAACTGGGTGCGCGACGGCGGTAAGCTGATCGCTATCGAAAACGCAGTATCCCTGCTGGTTGATAAAAAAGGCATTCTGCTGAAAAGAAAAGAAGATAAAAAAGACGATAAGGATAAAGACAAGGAAAAAGATAAACCGGTTAAATTATATGGCGACCGTGAGCGCTCGGCCATCAGCTCAACCATTCCGGGTGCTATTTATAAGCTGAAACTGGATAATACCCACCCGCTTGGCTTTGGTTTACCGGAGTATTATTACTCGCTAAAACTGAACGATGATATTTATGATCTGTTTGGCGATGAAGATGGCTGGAACGTAGGTACCATAAAAAAAGATGGCTATGTGTCAGGCTTCGTTGGTTCCGAATCAAAAAAGAAAATCAACAACGGCTTGCTGTTAGGCGTACAACCTATGGGCCGCGGCTCGGTAGTTTACCTGGTTGATGATCCGTTGTTCCGCAGTTTCTGGGAGAATGGCAAGTTGCTGTTTAGCAACGCGGTGTTTATGGTGGGGCAGTAG